The following are from one region of the Stanieria cyanosphaera PCC 7437 genome:
- a CDS encoding carbohydrate-binding protein, translating to MNKSTQLNQSIRIEAEDYLSGNQGITYYDSSIGNYGQAYRQDWVDLEKTTDAGGGYNVGWIDSGEWLTYDLQVPVDGTYEIVARVASPKDDNHNFGISVNGKELDRLNFNSTGGWQSWQNVRGKKINLTAGNHKLRLDMYSSLFNINYLELIPVTSPATEGNKDIRIEAEDYQTFSDLTSGNIGQAYRQDDVDLEKTSDAGGGYNVGWIDSGEWLTYDLEVPESGVYKLVTRIASDYNIDHGIKFSLDGKSIDQINFQDTNGWQSWQDVAGKEIYLTEGSHQLRLDAVSSGFNINYIDFEYVSPHQANNPPKPIDNLPQPVENPPTPIENPPLPVENPPSLEGATYYLAPYGNDSNDGSLENPFFSLEKVSSIAKPGDVIYLRGGEYKYTTPQWLSAQGTEEARITFMSAPGETAILDGSYISDHISVKDIVGITGKYLDFKNLEVTNSKRHGISGWGASHVRLINNYLHHNQHSGAWFGYQDLTTSTGIVFDGNLVEYNDLVSQYDAPAGHPGALVTMGASNSTFVNNIVRKNYGEGIISVLTKGSYIANNQISDNVSVNLYLDNTSDVIAEKNLIYNTGDTRFHVVGRAASGIQVANEKYDFYFNLSNQEGGFKIVNNIIADNAYGFFYGSYDQGGGLRDSLIANNTFYHADNTLLFISKDTGHQNTTFANNIFIQEPDDKLLSFEGSSGINWSNNGWVGGNPGAATGANDVITNNPVLIAPNLDNISGFGLQNNSPFLGKGLSNFGIAEDYFGTARDGSIDLGAIQNS from the coding sequence TTAAATCAATCTATTCGTATAGAAGCCGAAGATTATTTATCTGGTAATCAAGGTATTACTTATTATGATTCATCTATTGGTAACTACGGTCAAGCCTATCGTCAAGATTGGGTAGATCTTGAAAAAACTACTGATGCTGGTGGTGGTTACAATGTTGGTTGGATTGACTCAGGAGAATGGCTAACCTACGATTTACAAGTTCCTGTTGATGGTACCTATGAAATAGTTGCTCGTGTTGCTTCACCAAAGGATGACAATCACAATTTTGGCATTTCTGTTAATGGAAAAGAATTAGACCGTCTCAATTTCAATAGTACTGGTGGATGGCAATCATGGCAAAATGTGCGAGGGAAAAAAATTAACTTAACTGCTGGGAATCACAAACTGCGGTTAGATATGTATAGTTCTTTATTTAATATCAACTATCTTGAACTAATTCCTGTTACTTCACCCGCAACAGAAGGCAATAAAGATATTAGAATAGAGGCGGAAGATTATCAGACTTTTTCTGATTTAACTTCAGGAAATATTGGTCAAGCATATCGTCAAGATGACGTTGATCTTGAAAAAACTAGCGATGCTGGTGGTGGTTATAATGTCGGTTGGATTGACTCAGGAGAATGGTTAACCTACGATTTAGAAGTTCCAGAAAGTGGTGTTTATAAATTAGTAACTCGGATTGCTTCTGACTATAATATTGACCACGGGATTAAATTTTCTCTTGATGGTAAAAGTATTGATCAAATTAACTTTCAAGATACTAATGGATGGCAATCTTGGCAAGATGTGGCTGGAAAAGAAATTTATTTAACTGAAGGTAGTCATCAACTTCGGTTAGATGCCGTTAGTTCTGGGTTTAATATTAACTACATAGATTTTGAATACGTCTCGCCTCATCAGGCAAATAATCCGCCAAAACCAATAGATAATCTGCCACAACCAGTAGAAAATCCGCCAACACCGATAGAAAATCCACCACTACCAGTAGAAAATCCTCCCTCTCTCGAAGGAGCTACTTATTATCTTGCTCCCTACGGTAACGACTCTAATGATGGCTCATTGGAAAATCCCTTTTTTAGCTTAGAAAAAGTCTCTAGTATTGCTAAACCGGGAGACGTAATTTATTTAAGAGGAGGAGAATATAAATATACTACACCTCAATGGCTCTCAGCCCAAGGAACGGAGGAAGCCCGTATCACTTTTATGTCAGCCCCTGGAGAAACTGCAATTCTTGATGGCTCTTATATATCTGATCACATCTCAGTCAAAGATATAGTTGGCATTACTGGCAAATATCTTGATTTCAAAAATTTGGAAGTTACAAATTCTAAGCGTCATGGTATTAGTGGTTGGGGAGCATCGCACGTTAGACTGATCAATAATTATCTGCATCATAATCAACATTCTGGTGCTTGGTTTGGTTATCAAGACTTAACTACTAGTACTGGTATAGTCTTTGATGGCAATTTGGTTGAATATAATGATCTCGTCAGTCAATATGATGCTCCTGCTGGACATCCAGGTGCATTGGTTACGATGGGCGCAAGTAATAGTACCTTTGTTAATAATATTGTCCGTAAAAATTATGGGGAAGGTATTATTAGCGTACTTACCAAAGGAAGCTACATTGCCAATAATCAAATATCAGATAATGTCAGTGTTAATCTCTATCTTGATAATACTTCTGATGTAATAGCCGAAAAAAATCTGATCTACAATACTGGCGATACTCGTTTTCATGTGGTTGGTAGAGCAGCTTCAGGAATTCAAGTTGCCAATGAAAAATACGATTTTTACTTTAATCTTTCTAATCAAGAAGGAGGATTTAAAATCGTTAACAATATTATTGCTGATAATGCTTATGGGTTTTTCTACGGTAGTTACGATCAAGGTGGAGGATTAAGAGATTCGCTTATTGCCAATAATACTTTTTATCATGCAGATAATACTCTACTGTTTATTTCAAAGGATACTGGTCATCAAAATACCACCTTTGCTAACAATATTTTTATTCAAGAACCTGACGATAAGTTACTCTCGTTTGAAGGATCATCGGGCATTAATTGGTCAAATAATGGTTGGGTTGGTGGAAATCCAGGTGCAGCGACTGGTGCAAACGATGTGATTACGAATAATCCTGTATTGATTGCTCCTAATTTAGACAATATTTCAGGATTTGGATTGCAAAATAATTCTCCTTTTCTTGGTAAAGGACTTAGTAATTTTGGGATCGCAGAAGATTATTTTGGTACTGCAAGAGATGGCTCTATTGATTTGGGAGCAATTCAAAATTCATAA
- the galE gene encoding UDP-glucose 4-epimerase GalE yields the protein MFATKPTILVTGGAGYIGSHAVESLQQAGYNVIVLDSLVTGHRDFVEQRLQAKLIVGDLNDSNLLADIFNSYQIDAVMHFAAFAYVGESVVNPAKYYWNNVTGTLNLLRAMTLASVKKIVFSSTCATYGVPSIVPIPEDHPQVPINPYGTSKLVVEKMLADFEVAYGLKSVIFRYFNAAGAHPNGLLGEDHYPETHLIPLVLLTALGVRESISVFGTDYSTPDGSCIRDYIHVSDLADAHVLGLEYLLKQDRSEIFNLGNGNGFSVKEVIKVARQVTGKTITVVECDRRPGDPPILVGSSEKARALLGWQPQYSQLETMIAHAWSWHQQRHSLPRSEQVTKLSLVSKPIYNTGT from the coding sequence GTGTTTGCAACTAAACCCACTATTCTAGTAACTGGAGGAGCCGGTTATATTGGCTCTCACGCAGTTGAATCTTTACAACAAGCTGGTTATAACGTCATTGTTTTAGATAGTCTTGTGACTGGTCATCGAGATTTTGTAGAACAGCGTTTGCAGGCAAAATTAATTGTTGGAGATCTTAACGATAGCAATCTTTTAGCTGATATTTTTAATAGTTATCAAATTGATGCAGTGATGCATTTCGCTGCTTTTGCTTATGTAGGCGAATCGGTAGTTAACCCAGCTAAATACTATTGGAATAATGTTACTGGAACTTTAAATTTGCTGCGAGCAATGACTCTTGCCTCAGTCAAAAAAATTGTTTTTTCTTCTACTTGTGCAACTTATGGAGTTCCTAGCATCGTACCAATTCCTGAAGATCATCCTCAAGTACCAATCAATCCCTATGGCACTAGTAAATTGGTGGTGGAAAAAATGCTGGCAGATTTTGAGGTAGCTTATGGTTTAAAATCAGTTATTTTTCGCTATTTTAATGCTGCTGGAGCGCATCCCAACGGTTTATTAGGTGAAGACCATTATCCTGAGACTCATTTGATTCCTTTAGTACTGCTTACTGCTTTGGGTGTTAGAGAATCAATTTCTGTTTTTGGCACTGATTATTCTACCCCAGATGGTTCTTGTATTCGCGATTATATTCATGTCAGTGATCTAGCTGATGCTCATGTTTTAGGATTGGAATATCTTTTGAAACAAGACCGCAGTGAAATATTTAATTTGGGTAATGGCAATGGTTTTTCGGTTAAAGAAGTCATCAAAGTTGCTCGGCAAGTTACTGGCAAGACTATTACTGTTGTCGAATGCGATCGCCGTCCAGGAGATCCACCCATTTTAGTAGGCAGTAGTGAAAAAGCAAGAGCTTTATTGGGTTGGCAACCTCAATATTCACAATTAGAAACAATGATTGCTCATGCTTGGTCTTGGCATCAACAACGTCATAGTCTACCTAGAAGTGAGCAAGTTACAAAATTGTCTTTAGTTTCTAAGCCAATTTATAATACTGGCACTTAA
- a CDS encoding Uma2 family endonuclease yields MTQLKFVDFIERDNLQQKDKLFICSNTSWDDYEAILQQKANSSAYRISFFNGVLKIMSPSRNHEIIKDFIYLLIVAYCDAIELDYYPLGSTTLKQKDKSVGKEPDTSFCFNNLKQIPDLAVEIIFSSGSIEDLEKYQSLGVKEVWFWINNRLEIYVLVDDSYQKQNNSDNLADLDVKLLNKYVSQVLTGNPRILKKAFLQEIS; encoded by the coding sequence TTGACTCAGTTAAAGTTTGTAGATTTTATTGAACGAGACAATTTACAGCAAAAAGACAAATTATTTATTTGTTCTAATACTTCTTGGGATGATTATGAGGCAATTTTACAACAAAAAGCTAACTCTTCAGCATACAGAATTTCTTTTTTCAATGGGGTTCTCAAAATAATGTCCCCCAGTCGCAATCATGAAATCATTAAAGATTTTATTTATTTACTTATAGTTGCTTATTGCGATGCGATTGAATTGGATTATTATCCTCTAGGTTCAACAACACTCAAACAAAAAGATAAATCTGTAGGTAAAGAACCAGATACTAGTTTTTGTTTTAATAATTTGAAACAAATTCCTGACTTAGCTGTAGAAATAATTTTTAGTAGTGGCAGTATCGAAGATTTAGAAAAATATCAAAGTTTAGGTGTTAAAGAAGTTTGGTTTTGGATTAATAATCGGCTAGAAATTTACGTACTTGTCGATGATAGCTATCAAAAACAGAACAACAGCGATAACTTAGCTGACTTAGATGTGAAGTTATTAAATAAATATGTTAGTCAGGTATTAACTGGTAATCCAAGAATACTAAAAAAAGCTTTTTTACAGGAAATTAGTTAA
- a CDS encoding sigma 54-interacting transcriptional regulator: MSFPDLVTFLKERTALAVLPDDILENLVPKLQEQTIPEQETVIEEDTTPTGLYILRSGHLESFSKIQNKTISLLPGTVLNLYALLLNRNAQYTVKTLNESQFWFIPTKEIQELINNYPEITKAFSQQLAEEVDKLSSQLNFEQERQLILRPYLVNKAKRGVIGKSRYAVRLRSQLKQASSSKDSVLIFGEPGLEKDNLAALIHFGSNARREPIIKVDCSKIQASGAELFGRVGGKPGLIEALGQGTLIFNNIQQLPQELLPSIIELVKTNKYTLVNRPGENLVEEKVCLARIIIVSEKNIPALNSVVKNFIKVPPLRVRKEDISEQVKYYINLISRNKCLTKPKTTPEALRKLQTYDFPNNLRELESIVERALIQLQGCTDITEEIVWQSQSKKKQYRLNLLNKYPDLRHFLRSDWYPERLNYGFTFGFFAFIVLILFIAPQNRQENFALNMFWAWWWPLVLIGFPFVGRLWCAVCPFMIYGEITQKLSLWLFPRQLKKWPRHSAEQWGGWFLFGFFALILLWEELWNLENTAYLSACLLLLITAGAMIFSAIFERRFWCRYLCPIGGMNGMFAKLSMTELRAQQGICSAECTTYQCYKGGPQKGEGMATDGCPLYSHPAQLEDNRDCVLCMTCLKACPHRSVEFNLRPPGIELWTTHIAHSYEVALLFLLLNVIFLHRLPEIESYLGWNLHLEKFANHAIISVAVLSLPVLLPLLAHGLIRLLTKVKGKTKSLQFVQIAYGYLPLVLAGNVAHYLRLGLGEGGKIIPVAFATFGLNGNSLPVVIAHPAVIAFLQGVSLIFGVLFSILLTQKIARQPLQLLLPQHLVTITLAIAMWQIIVGT, from the coding sequence ATGAGTTTTCCCGATCTAGTAACTTTTTTAAAAGAAAGAACTGCTTTAGCTGTTTTACCAGATGATATTCTGGAAAATCTTGTTCCCAAACTACAAGAGCAAACAATTCCTGAGCAAGAAACTGTCATTGAAGAAGATACCACACCAACAGGATTATACATCTTGCGATCGGGACATTTAGAAAGTTTTAGTAAAATTCAAAATAAAACTATTAGTTTATTACCAGGTACAGTTCTTAATTTATACGCTTTACTATTAAATCGTAATGCTCAATATACGGTAAAAACCCTCAATGAAAGTCAATTTTGGTTTATTCCTACAAAAGAAATCCAGGAATTAATTAATAATTATCCCGAAATTACTAAAGCTTTTTCTCAACAACTAGCAGAAGAAGTTGATAAATTATCATCCCAATTAAACTTTGAACAAGAAAGACAACTAATTTTAAGACCATATTTAGTTAATAAAGCTAAACGAGGAGTAATTGGTAAAAGTCGTTATGCAGTTCGATTGCGATCGCAATTAAAACAAGCCTCTTCTTCTAAAGATTCAGTTCTAATTTTTGGTGAACCAGGATTAGAAAAAGATAATTTAGCAGCTTTAATTCATTTTGGTTCTAATGCTCGTCGTGAGCCAATTATTAAAGTAGATTGTTCAAAAATACAGGCTAGTGGAGCAGAGTTATTTGGCAGAGTTGGAGGTAAACCCGGATTAATTGAGGCTCTAGGACAAGGGACTTTAATTTTTAATAATATCCAACAACTTCCTCAAGAATTATTACCAAGTATTATTGAGTTAGTTAAAACTAATAAATATACTTTGGTTAATCGTCCAGGAGAAAATTTAGTTGAAGAAAAAGTGTGTTTAGCTCGAATTATTATTGTCTCAGAAAAAAATATTCCTGCCTTAAATTCTGTTGTTAAAAACTTTATCAAAGTTCCGCCTTTAAGAGTCAGAAAAGAAGATATCTCTGAACAAGTAAAATATTATATTAATCTAATTAGTCGCAATAAATGTCTTACTAAACCTAAAACTACTCCTGAAGCTTTAAGAAAATTACAAACCTATGACTTTCCTAATAATTTACGTGAATTAGAAAGTATAGTTGAACGAGCTTTAATTCAATTACAAGGTTGTACAGATATTACCGAAGAAATTGTTTGGCAATCTCAAAGTAAGAAAAAACAATATCGTCTCAATCTTTTAAATAAATATCCTGATTTACGTCATTTTCTTCGCAGTGATTGGTATCCTGAGCGCCTTAATTATGGCTTTACTTTTGGCTTTTTTGCTTTCATTGTTTTAATTTTATTTATTGCTCCACAAAATCGACAAGAAAATTTTGCTCTTAATATGTTTTGGGCTTGGTGGTGGCCTTTGGTTTTAATTGGTTTTCCTTTTGTCGGCAGATTATGGTGTGCAGTTTGTCCCTTTATGATTTATGGAGAAATAACTCAAAAACTATCTTTATGGCTATTTCCTAGGCAACTAAAAAAATGGCCCAGACATTCAGCAGAACAATGGGGTGGTTGGTTTTTATTCGGTTTTTTTGCTTTAATTTTGTTATGGGAAGAATTATGGAATTTAGAAAATACTGCCTATCTTTCTGCTTGTTTACTGTTATTAATCACTGCGGGCGCAATGATATTTTCAGCAATTTTTGAACGCAGATTTTGGTGTCGTTATTTATGTCCTATTGGTGGAATGAATGGGATGTTTGCTAAACTTTCTATGACCGAATTAAGAGCGCAACAGGGAATTTGTTCGGCAGAATGTACTACTTACCAATGTTATAAAGGTGGCCCTCAAAAAGGAGAAGGAATGGCAACTGATGGTTGTCCTTTATATTCTCATCCTGCTCAATTAGAAGACAATCGAGATTGTGTTTTATGTATGACTTGTCTCAAAGCTTGTCCTCATCGTTCGGTAGAATTTAATTTACGTCCACCAGGAATAGAATTATGGACTACTCACATAGCTCATAGTTATGAAGTTGCTTTATTATTTTTACTTTTAAATGTAATATTTTTACATCGTTTACCCGAAATAGAAAGTTATTTAGGATGGAATTTGCATCTAGAAAAATTTGCTAATCATGCGATTATTTCTGTTGCTGTTTTGAGTTTACCTGTGCTTTTACCTTTACTTGCTCATGGTTTAATTCGTTTATTAACTAAAGTCAAAGGCAAAACTAAATCGTTACAATTTGTTCAAATAGCTTACGGTTATTTACCCTTAGTTTTAGCAGGAAATGTAGCTCATTATTTACGTTTAGGTTTGGGTGAAGGAGGCAAAATTATACCCGTTGCTTTTGCTACCTTTGGTTTAAATGGTAATAGTTTACCTGTCGTAATTGCTCATCCTGCGGTAATTGCTTTTTTACAAGGAGTCAGTTTAATTTTTGGTGTATTGTTCTCAATTCTTTTAACCCAAAAAATTGCTCGTCAACCATTACAATTACTATTACCACAACATCTAGTTACCATAACTTTAGCGATCGCAATGTGGCAAATCATTGTCGGAACATAA
- a CDS encoding ABC transporter ATP-binding protein yields MTQQVQSDYLLSATGLNKNFGGIKAVSNAEIKVNQGSITGLIGPNGAGKTTLFNLLSNFIRPDRGQVIFDHQPIDHLQPHEIAQRGFIRTFQVARVLSKLTVLENMLLATPKQTGENFFQVWLNQSQVRQEERENKQKALGILESVGLIEKAYDYAGALSGGQRKLLEMARTLMTNPKLILLDEPAAGVNPTLINQICEHIINWNRQGITFLIIEHNMDVIMSLCNHVWVLAEGTNLADGTPEEIQTNPDVLEAYLGE; encoded by the coding sequence ATGACACAACAGGTACAATCAGACTATTTACTATCAGCAACTGGACTCAATAAAAACTTCGGTGGTATCAAAGCAGTAAGTAATGCCGAAATTAAAGTTAATCAAGGAAGTATCACAGGTTTAATCGGGCCTAATGGTGCAGGAAAAACTACTTTATTTAATTTATTATCCAACTTTATTCGTCCCGATCGCGGTCAAGTTATTTTCGATCATCAACCTATCGATCATTTGCAACCTCACGAAATTGCCCAACGAGGATTTATTCGTACTTTTCAAGTAGCAAGAGTACTCTCTAAACTTACTGTACTCGAAAATATGTTACTTGCTACTCCCAAACAAACAGGCGAAAATTTTTTTCAAGTCTGGTTAAATCAATCACAAGTCAGACAAGAAGAACGGGAAAATAAGCAAAAAGCTTTAGGAATTTTAGAATCGGTTGGTTTGATTGAAAAAGCTTATGATTATGCTGGCGCATTATCTGGAGGACAACGAAAACTCCTGGAAATGGCACGGACACTCATGACTAATCCTAAACTGATTTTACTTGATGAACCAGCAGCAGGAGTCAATCCTACTTTAATTAATCAAATCTGTGAACATATTATTAATTGGAATCGTCAAGGAATTACTTTTCTGATTATTGAACACAATATGGATGTGATTATGTCTTTGTGTAACCATGTTTGGGTATTAGCCGAAGGAACTAATTTAGCTGATGGTACACCAGAAGAGATTCAAACCAATCCTGATGTTTTGGAAGCTTATTTAGGAGAGTAA
- a CDS encoding ATP-dependent 6-phosphofructokinase has translation MENAEKTSYQKISPKKLHKRIGILTSGGDCAGLNAVIRAVTRCAINVYDWEVFGICKATLGLMSRPPQVMQLTVNQVDSILTMGGTILGTTNKGNPFAYPMANGEIIDRSEEIIEGYHLLGLDALIGVGGDGSLAILRKLAQQGGMNFVGIPKTIDNDVDLTERSIGFDTAVNIATEAIDRLQFTAASHSRVMIVEVMGRDAGHIALNAGIAGGAHIIMIPEIPYRLENICNYIKKRQEQGQDYSIVVVSEAVCTEAGETIARMQQFGQCLLGGIGQYIADRISKESGAETRVTVLGHTQRGGISSPLDRILASAFGVAAVDLIAHEKYDYMVTWQNRQVISVPILDAIARYRAVDPQDTLVKTARGLGICLGD, from the coding sequence ATGGAAAACGCCGAAAAGACTTCATATCAAAAAATTTCACCCAAAAAGCTTCATAAACGTATTGGGATTCTTACGAGTGGTGGAGATTGTGCAGGTTTAAATGCTGTAATTCGGGCAGTAACTCGTTGTGCTATTAATGTTTATGATTGGGAAGTTTTCGGGATTTGTAAAGCAACGCTTGGTTTGATGAGTCGTCCTCCCCAAGTAATGCAGCTAACAGTCAATCAAGTAGATTCAATTTTAACAATGGGCGGTACTATCTTAGGTACTACTAATAAAGGTAATCCGTTTGCTTATCCAATGGCGAATGGTGAGATAATAGACCGCTCTGAAGAAATTATTGAAGGCTATCATCTGCTTGGGTTGGATGCTTTGATTGGAGTTGGAGGAGATGGTAGTTTAGCGATCTTACGCAAGTTAGCTCAACAAGGGGGAATGAATTTTGTTGGTATTCCCAAAACTATTGATAATGATGTCGATCTTACCGAACGTTCGATTGGTTTTGATACGGCAGTTAATATTGCTACTGAAGCAATAGATCGTTTGCAATTTACTGCTGCTAGTCACAGTCGAGTAATGATTGTTGAAGTCATGGGTAGAGATGCTGGGCATATCGCTCTGAATGCAGGTATTGCTGGAGGCGCACATATTATTATGATTCCTGAAATACCCTATCGCTTAGAAAATATTTGTAATTATATTAAAAAAAGACAGGAACAAGGACAAGATTATTCAATTGTGGTAGTTTCCGAAGCAGTTTGTACTGAAGCTGGTGAAACGATCGCTCGTATGCAACAATTTGGACAATGTCTTCTTGGTGGGATTGGGCAGTATATTGCGGATCGTATTAGCAAGGAAAGTGGTGCAGAAACTAGAGTAACAGTTTTAGGACATACTCAACGAGGCGGTATTTCTTCACCTTTGGATCGAATTTTAGCTTCTGCGTTTGGTGTGGCAGCCGTAGATTTAATTGCTCATGAAAAATATGATTATATGGTTACTTGGCAAAATCGACAGGTGATCAGTGTTCCGATTCTAGATGCGATCGCAAGGTATCGAGCAGTCGATCCTCAAGATACATTAGTTAAAACAGCGAGAGGATTGGGTATTTGTTTGGGAGACTGA
- a CDS encoding GNAT family N-acetyltransferase → MSLVFETQRLLLKPILKSELDRLHNILIDPYVRKYLCDDKIFSWQQTEAMLLENQRLFKEKKLGLWLIETKNNQEVIGFVGLWDFFSEAQPQLAYALIPTATKKGYATEAATKIIEYCFNELGYKYLIASSDQPNLESHRVAERLGMKKIEEKIINNNPILFFKIEKEQ, encoded by the coding sequence ATGAGCTTAGTATTTGAAACTCAGAGATTACTATTAAAACCGATCTTAAAAAGTGAGCTTGATAGATTACACAATATTTTGATTGACCCTTACGTGCGAAAATATTTGTGCGATGACAAGATTTTTTCTTGGCAGCAAACTGAAGCGATGTTATTAGAAAATCAAAGGCTTTTTAAGGAAAAAAAATTAGGTCTTTGGTTGATAGAAACTAAAAATAATCAAGAAGTAATTGGATTTGTTGGTTTGTGGGATTTTTTTTCAGAAGCTCAACCTCAATTAGCTTATGCATTAATACCAACAGCAACTAAAAAAGGTTATGCAACTGAAGCAGCAACCAAAATAATAGAATATTGTTTTAATGAACTTGGTTACAAATACTTAATTGCAAGTTCTGATCAACCCAATCTTGAATCTCATCGGGTAGCAGAAAGATTGGGCATGAAAAAAATAGAAGAAAAAATAATTAATAATAATCCTATTTTGTTTTTCAAAATTGAAAAAGAACAATAA
- a CDS encoding PEP-CTERM sorting domain-containing protein (PEP-CTERM proteins occur, often in large numbers, in the proteomes of bacteria that also encode an exosortase, a predicted intramembrane cysteine proteinase. The presence of a PEP-CTERM domain at a protein's C-terminus predicts cleavage within the sorting domain, followed by covalent anchoring to some some component of the (usually Gram-negative) cell surface. Many PEP-CTERM proteins exhibit an unusual sequence composition that includes large numbers of potential glycosylation sites. Expression of one such protein has been shown restore the ability of a bacterium to form floc, a type of biofilm.), protein MNQGSNNTQEVPEPGTALSFGLLALSSLFSLNKRTV, encoded by the coding sequence ATTAATCAAGGTAGCAATAATACTCAAGAAGTTCCTGAACCTGGAACAGCATTATCTTTTGGTTTACTAGCTCTTAGCTCTTTATTTTCTCTAAACAAAAGAACAGTTTAA
- the cysE gene encoding serine O-acetyltransferase, whose amino-acid sequence MLSSLSKDFRIIFDRDPAARNWLEVLFCYPGLQALVFHRFAHWLYCVGIPFIPRLVSHLGRFLTGIEIHPGAQIGQGVFIDHGMGVVIGETAIVGDYSLIYQGVTLGGTGKQTGKRHPTIGENVVVGAGAKVLGNIQIGNNVRIGAGSVVLKDVPSDCTVVGVPGRIIYRSGVRVNPLEHGNLPDSEALVIRALVDRIESLEQQVESLQKSHQQNNSLVAAVLSESSEKELLEELGECCRLRDKEIREFLAGSEF is encoded by the coding sequence GTGCTATCTTCATTGTCTAAAGACTTTCGCATCATTTTCGACCGTGACCCGGCTGCGCGTAACTGGTTAGAGGTATTATTTTGCTATCCAGGCTTGCAAGCTCTTGTTTTTCATCGTTTTGCTCACTGGCTCTATTGTGTTGGCATTCCCTTCATTCCTCGACTTGTTTCTCATTTAGGGCGTTTTTTAACAGGAATCGAAATTCATCCTGGGGCGCAAATCGGTCAAGGAGTCTTTATCGATCATGGTATGGGCGTAGTGATTGGTGAGACTGCAATAGTAGGAGATTACTCTTTAATTTATCAAGGGGTAACTCTTGGTGGGACAGGAAAGCAAACAGGAAAACGTCATCCTACCATAGGGGAAAATGTGGTTGTGGGTGCAGGCGCAAAAGTTTTAGGTAATATACAAATTGGTAATAATGTCCGTATCGGTGCGGGTTCAGTCGTTTTGAAAGATGTTCCTTCTGACTGTACTGTGGTAGGTGTACCAGGTAGAATTATCTATCGTTCTGGAGTTCGAGTTAATCCTTTGGAACACGGGAATCTTCCAGATTCAGAAGCTTTAGTAATTCGTGCTTTGGTAGATCGAATTGAGTCTTTAGAACAACAAGTAGAAAGTTTACAAAAATCTCATCAGCAAAATAATTCTTTAGTAGCTGCAGTATTATCAGAATCAAGTGAAAAAGAACTTCTTGAAGAATTAGGTGAATGTTGTCGATTAAGAGATAAAGAAATTAGAGAATTTTTAGCAGGAAGTGAATTTTAA